GATGGAATTAAAATTGAGGACATATCTCTAGATGAGGTAACTCGATTAATATCAGGAAGAATTGGCACCAATGTCAACATCCAAGTCAAAGGGAAATACGGTCCAATTCAGCTAAAGCGCATAGCGCCCTAAACGCTAATTGCAACCCCTAAGACCAAGAGCTATCTTTCAATATCTGGCACGATTGACTGCAGTAGGTATTAGCCAAAGACACTCCAGCAGACCGTTGCTATGACTGCTGAACAGACCCGATACCCATGTCAGAAGAGCAACTCAAGGCTTTCCTCGAAAAGGTAAAAGCAGACAGCAGCCTTCAGGAAAAGCTCAAAGCAGCTAAGTCACCTGAAGACGTCGTGGGCATCGCTAAAGAACACGGCTTCGAATTCACTGCTGACAAGATCAGCCAGCTCAGTGAAGAGGAACTGGAAGCCGTGGCTGGAGGCTGTGGTGTTGTGGGGACACAGAAGAATACCAAAACTGGTGGCTTTGGCTCAAACTGTGGGGCAGGTTGTTGCTGGTAAAAATCTGGTGTCCATAATTTTTCCCCTTCGGCTTCAAAACTTACACACTCAAAGCCTCTTCATTGACAGGGGCCTTTTATTTCTTCAATCACCCCAAACAGCCCACAAATCAGCCTTCAATACCTGCCACGATTGAGCGCAGTTGAGCAGAGATCAGGCGGGCGGATGCGTTACTTAATTGAGTCATGAAAAAGTTCTGAGCAATTCACCAGAAGCTCACCAGAACTTCGCGGGGACTTCACCAGAGCTGTGTAGTGGGGTTCACCAGAAGGGCTGTGATCTTGAAGGAGTCGAGGGGGCAACACCCCCACACATCACTCACTCAACTCACTTAAAATCATGTCTGAACTCAACACTGACTACAACAACACTGAACTACTTGATCAAGAGCTGACGATTGAAGAGCTGGAATCTGTAACTGGTGGCGGTCGCGAACGATTCGAAGCCTGGCACCGATGGCTGGCTGAGAACGAAAACGACGAGCCCGAAACATTAGCAGAAGTGGAATTAAATGCACGCGAATTTTTTCTTAGAAATCCTCTTATGTGAGACTACTTATTGCAAGGCCCTGCATCCGTAGGGTTTTTTATTGCTTCAATCACCCCAAAAAGCCCATCAATAGCCTTCAATACCTGGCACAATTGAGCGCAGTTGAGCAGAGATAGTCAGGGCTTAATTCGCAATCAAGGCTGCAATCAACTAGCAACTCGGCCAACGCTCGCTCAGCAGCAGTCCGGTTCTCCAGGACACCCGGCCAAGCGCGGGTTTCTTATCTCTAAATTGATTGGGTCCCATTTGGCAAAAAATCAAGGGTCGTCCGTGCGCGCGTTGTTCCTCTAGCGTCAGGTCATATAAATAGTAGACATTTGGAGACTGCTCATGCGTTTAATGAGTATTAGTGGGGCTGCAAGACATCTTGGATATAAGAGCCGCTCGCAGCTTTATAAGTTAATGAATGACGGCTGGCTTGATGATCACGTGCATGTGCAGATGCCAAGTGGTCAGCGGTTATTGGATGTTGATGGACTGAAGGAGAAGTTGCAGAGCGTTTGTCAGTGGCGGATTGATAGTGTCTTCCTTCAAAGAGATGTCATTGAGCTTGCAGAGGACAGCTAAACGGCTCCGTAGGTCTCGTCGTAAATCTCGGTCAGTGGTTTGCCTTGATAGCTCCAGTAAGCGGTGCCTCTGATTGGGCCTTCATGGTCCAAAAGTTTGTTGGTCAGATATGAGAGAGCCCAACAAGTGCCCTCGTGTTCAACTTGACGCCCATTGAGGATGTTGCAGAAATGATCGCCGTTCACAAAGTCCAAGCGAGCGCCTTCAGGCAAACCCATCTCAAGAAAGTTCAAAGAGGGTCTACGTGTTTGCTTGATCTTGTCTGCTGATGCTTTGGCTTCGGTATCGACTTGTTCCGCCTCTCGCTGCATTTCGGGCGTCATGTCCTCCAGCTTCATCAGATCCAGCAGCCCGATTGCTTGCTCTGGCTCGATGCTGAAAAACTCTCGCCTTGGGTTGACTCTGTAGGGGCCGAAAGCGTTGTGAAAGGCTTTCTCCAC
Above is a window of Synechococcus sp. BIOS-U3-1 DNA encoding:
- a CDS encoding Nif11-like leader peptide family natural product precursor, whose product is MSEEQLKAFLEKVKADSSLQEKLKAAKSPEDVVGIAKEHGFEFTADKISQLSEEELEAVAGGCGVVGTQKNTKTGGFGSNCGAGCCW
- a CDS encoding CCRG-2 family RiPP is translated as MSELNTDYNNTELLDQELTIEELESVTGGGRERFEAWHRWLAENENDEPETLAEVELNAREFFLRNPLM
- a CDS encoding GIY-YIG nuclease family protein, with the translated sequence MNEGIVYVLTNPAMPGMVKIGKTGREVEARLNDLYTTGVPLPFECAYAARVADMDKVEKAFHNAFGPYRVNPRREFFSIEPEQAIGLLDLMKLEDMTPEMQREAEQVDTEAKASADKIKQTRRPSLNFLEMGLPEGARLDFVNGDHFCNILNGRQVEHEGTCWALSYLTNKLLDHEGPIRGTAYWSYQGKPLTEIYDETYGAV